A part of Nerophis lumbriciformis linkage group LG25, RoL_Nlum_v2.1, whole genome shotgun sequence genomic DNA contains:
- the LOC133621736 gene encoding uncharacterized protein: MGEVTRAADDGAKQSSLPEPLLIILAPPPPFLPLADDQSTFWHKWLKAFERYLKALGEEQLTDSSKCALLQNCLGQDGQHVFSALVPQDASYAAAIAALTAYFNGDLGSQASLLRFHQRAQIADESVEQFVCALEALLAPFDCGASHDELILSQLIEKTKWPKLRERLRSQRETLTLAAALQIAKAMESAMNNHDEDVKPLVQLRKSGRHRKVKSEPDDSGSSSRVIKQEESSDEANDDEDPAPKRRRTCPVCMDRHFPNMHKLARHMRTHTNEKPFSCPVCGTLFSQSYHMTRHMRVQHNAAQHVCPVCCDSFKSMEELKNHKRAHVPQVLLCPYCPERFPDDDAFLSHVETHAANKREGDTPVEAMASSKEDVEEKDKIEPAVWRETSSLACKKSHVCSMCNSSFNRAGKLARHYRTHTKEKPFRCPVCSLSFSESYHMTRHQRQKHGLRPYTCAKCGKTMGTWQELKKHRTTHSAKRLTCPACKECFKNKALLESHLKSHTEIPSDPHSLICTECGKVFGRMYHLKRHIMAHRKAGNGECYTCAECHRSYAFAEDLKKHLRKHAKENSGTCPRCDQKFGSREELEAHMAAHKTSYLCSVCGKKFKVEYALKKHEQKHKEAHFYCTLCDKNFSKLSHYKRHEAVHDRRECKCPHCDCIFLKLTALKYHLQTHTEERPHQCTWCVETFEDKESLELHCLKHRKFRKERPYHCTRCDHAFATLAELTEHMGDHGGQPPLNCEICGRTFLNRSKLERHLSIHTGERPHLCAHCGNGFPSAAGLKQHVHIHTGEKPFSCPQCAKSFSSASGLRLHSRKHTEAPRRFECPDCGRTYGRMTELKMHQRYHMGDKPFSCTYCSKSFVSKHKLMVHTRVHTGERPYSCPHCGQTFTQTGDRNRHINKFHP; this comes from the coding sequence ATGGGTGAAGTGACTCGAGCTGCTGATGACGGAGCGAAGCAATCCTCCCTTCCAGAACCGCTGCTCATCATCCTGGCCCCGCCTCCACCTTTCCTCCCATTGGCGGACGACCAGAGCACTTTTTGGCACAAGTGGCTCAAAGCCTTCGAGCGCTACCTGAAGGCGCTCGGCGAAGAGCAGCTGACCGACTCCAGTAAATGCGCACTTTTACAGAACTGCCTCGGCCAAGACGGTCAGCACGTCTTCTCGGCGCTGGTCCCGCAGGACGCCTCGTACGCGGCGGCCATCGCGGCGCTGACCGCCTACTTCAACGGCGATCTCGGCTCTCAGGCGAGCTTGCTCCGCTTCCATCAGAGAGCCCAGATCGCCGACGAGAGCGTGGAGCAGTTTGTGTGCGCCTTGGAGGCTCTGCTGGCACCTTTCGACTGCGGCGCCTCGCACGATGAGCTGATCCTGAGTCAGCTAATTGAAAAAACCAAGTGGCCGAAACTCAGAGAGCGGCTGCGCTCGCAAAGGGAAACGCTGACGTTGGCCGCGGCTTTGCAGATCGCTAAAGCGATGGAGTCTGCCATGAATAATCATGACGAGGATGTGAAGCCTCTGGTCCAACTACGTAAAAGCGGAAGACATCGGAAGGTCAAATCTGAGCCCGACGACAGCGGCTCTTCGTCGCGTGTCATAAAGCAAGAGGAAAGCTCAGATGAAGCAAACGACGACGAAGACCCGGCTCCCAAAAGACGTCGTACATGTCCGGTGTGCATGGACAGACACTTCCCCAACATGCACAAGCTGGCCCGACACATGAGGACGCACACCAACGAGAAACCCTTCAGCTGCCCCGTCTGCGGCACGCTCTTCAGCCAGTCCTACCACATGACCCGGCACATGCGGGTGCAGCACAACGCCGCCCAGCACGTGTGCCCCGTGTGCTGCGACAGCTTCAAGAGCATGGAAGAACTGAAGAACCACAAGAGGGCGCACGTCCCGCAGGTCCTTCTGTGTCCTTACTGTCCCGAGAGGTTCCCGGACGACGACGCCTTTTTAAGCCACGTCGAAACCCACGCGGCGAACAAGCGGGAAGGCGACACGCCCGTAGAAGCGATGGCGTCTTCTAAAGAGGACGTCGAGGAAAAGGACAAAATTGAGCCGGCCGTTTGGAGGGAGACGTCTTCTCTTGCCTGCAAGAAGAGCCACGTGTGTTCCATGTGCAACTCCAGCTTCAACCGGGCCGGCAAGCTCGCCCGACACTATCGGACGCACACCAAGGAGAAACCCTTCCGGTGTCCCGTCTGCTCGCTCAGCTTCAGCGAGTCGTACCACATGACCCGGCACCAGCGGCAGAAGCACGGGCTGCGGCCGTACACCTGCGCCAAGTGCGGCAAGACCATGGGCACCTGGCAGGAGCTGAAAAAGCACCGCACGACTCACTCGGCTAAAAGACTGACGTGTCCCGCCTGCAAGGAGTGCTTCAAAAACAAAGCCCTCTTGGAGAGTCACCTCAAGTCCCACACGGAGATCCCGTCAGACCCGCACTCGCTCATCTGCACCGAGTGCGGGAAAGTGTTTGGCCGCATGTACCACCTGAAGAGGCACATCATGGCGCATCGCAAGGCGGGCAACGGCGAATGCTACACCTGCGCCGAGTGTCACAGGAGCTACGCCTTTGCGGAGGACCTCAAAAAACACCTGCGGAAGCACGCCAAGGAGAACAGCGGAACGTGTCCGAGATGCGACCAGAAGTTCGGCAGCCGGGAGGAGCTGGAGGCGCACATGGCGGCTCATAAGACCAGCTACCTGTGCAGCGTCTGCGGGAAGAAGTTCAAGGTGGAGTACGCCCTGAAGAAGCACGAGCAGAAGCACAAAGAGGCGCACTTTTATTGCACCTTGTGCGACAAGAATTTCAGCAAGCTGTCGCACTACAAGCGGCACGAGGCGGTGCACGACCGGCGCGAATGCAAATGTCCGCACTGCGACTGCATCTTTCTCAAGCTCACGGCCCTGAAGTATCACCTCCAGACGCACACCGAGGAGAGACCCCACCAGTGCACCTGGTGCGTGGAGACCTTCGAGGACAAGGAGAGCCTGGAGCTCCACTGCCTCAAGCACAGGAAGTTCCGGAAAGAGCGCCCGTACCACTGCACCCGCTGCGACCACGCCTTCGCCACGCTGGCGGAGCTCACCGAGCACATGGGCGACCACGGCGGGCAGCCGCCGCTCAACTGCGAGATCTGCGGCCGCACCTTCCTCAACCGCAGCAAGCTAGAGAGGCACCTGAGCATCCACACGGGCGAGCGGCCGCACCTGTGCGCGCACTGCGGCAACGGCTTCCCGTCGGCCGCCGGCCTCAAGCAGCACGTGCACATCCACACGGGCGAGAAGCCCTTCTCGTGTCCGCAGTGCGCCAAGTCCTTCAGCTCAGCCAGCGGGCTGCGGCTGCACAGCCGGAAGCACACGGAAGCCCCCCGCAGGTTCGAGTGCCCCGACTGCGGTCGGACGTACGGACGCATGACGGAGCTGAAGATGCACCAGCGCTACCACATGGGGGACAAGCCTTTCTCCTGCACGTACTGCAGCAAAAGCTTCGTCAGCAAACACAAGCTGATGGTTCACACTCGCGTCCACACGGGCGAGAGGCCGTACTCGTGTCCCCACTGCGGACAGACTTTCACACAGACCGGAGACAGGAACAGACACATCAATAAGTTCCACCCGTGA